From Sediminibacterium sp. TEGAF015, a single genomic window includes:
- the ilvD gene encoding dihydroxy-acid dehydratase, with protein sequence MELNKYSKTITQDPTQPAAQAMFYGIGLTDEDLQKAQVGVVSMGYDGNTCNMHLNDLAKLVKQGVWENDLVGLIFNTIGVSDGMSNGTDGMRYSLVSRDVIADSIEAVCGAQYYDSIIAIPGCDKNMPGALIAMGRLNRPAIMVYGGTIAPGHYKGQDLNIVSAFEALGQKLAGQLDENDFKGIIKHACPGAGACGGMYTANTMASAIEALGMSLPFSSSNPALSSEKKEECLAAGKAIKVLMENNILPSDIMTRKAFENAITIIMVLGGSTNAVLHMIAMAKSVGVVVTQDDFQTISDRVPVLADFKPSGKYLMQDLHQYGGVPAVMKYLLQKGLLHGDCLTVTGKTLAENLASVPDLDFDQQKIILPLEHPVKATGHLQILYGNLATGGSVAKISGKEGELFEGPARVFDGEHALIEGINTGKIQPGDVVVIKNVGPVGAPGMPEMLKPTSAIIGAGLGKSVALITDGRFSGGTHGFVVGHITPEAVNGGLIGLVEDDDIIELNVATKKMTLKVADDIIEERRKKWSKPALKATKGLLFKYAKSVKDASQGCVTDEA encoded by the coding sequence ATGGAATTGAATAAATACAGTAAGACCATTACCCAGGATCCTACGCAGCCTGCTGCGCAAGCAATGTTTTATGGGATTGGGTTAACCGATGAAGATTTACAGAAAGCGCAAGTGGGGGTAGTGAGTATGGGGTATGACGGGAACACTTGTAATATGCACTTGAATGATTTGGCAAAGCTAGTTAAGCAAGGCGTATGGGAAAATGATTTGGTTGGATTGATTTTTAATACCATCGGCGTGAGCGACGGTATGAGTAACGGTACCGATGGTATGCGTTATTCTTTGGTAAGTAGGGATGTAATTGCAGATTCCATTGAAGCAGTATGTGGCGCTCAATACTACGATTCAATCATTGCCATTCCAGGTTGTGATAAAAATATGCCCGGTGCATTAATTGCGATGGGCCGATTAAACAGACCGGCCATTATGGTGTATGGAGGAACCATTGCGCCAGGCCATTATAAAGGGCAGGATTTAAATATTGTTTCAGCATTTGAAGCACTTGGCCAAAAACTGGCAGGACAATTAGATGAAAATGATTTCAAAGGAATCATCAAGCATGCATGTCCTGGAGCCGGAGCATGTGGTGGTATGTATACAGCCAATACTATGGCTTCTGCAATTGAAGCATTGGGTATGAGCTTGCCGTTCTCTTCTTCTAATCCGGCTTTGAGTTCCGAGAAGAAAGAGGAATGCCTGGCTGCTGGTAAAGCAATTAAAGTGTTAATGGAGAATAATATTCTTCCTTCAGATATTATGACCCGCAAGGCATTTGAAAATGCCATTACAATTATCATGGTGCTGGGAGGAAGCACCAATGCCGTATTGCACATGATTGCTATGGCAAAAAGTGTAGGGGTTGTTGTAACACAGGATGATTTTCAAACCATATCTGACAGGGTTCCTGTGCTTGCAGATTTTAAACCCAGCGGAAAATATTTAATGCAGGATTTGCATCAGTATGGTGGCGTGCCTGCTGTTATGAAATATTTATTACAAAAAGGACTGTTGCACGGGGATTGCTTAACAGTTACTGGTAAAACTTTGGCAGAGAACCTAGCTTCAGTTCCTGATCTGGATTTTGATCAGCAGAAAATTATTCTTCCTTTAGAGCACCCAGTTAAAGCTACCGGTCATTTGCAAATTTTATACGGCAATCTTGCAACTGGAGGAAGTGTAGCAAAAATCAGTGGTAAGGAAGGCGAATTATTTGAAGGCCCTGCCAGGGTATTTGATGGCGAACATGCATTGATTGAAGGAATTAATACTGGGAAAATTCAACCGGGAGATGTGGTTGTCATCAAAAATGTTGGGCCAGTTGGTGCTCCCGGAATGCCGGAAATGCTGAAGCCTACATCAGCCATCATTGGAGCCGGATTAGGAAAGTCAGTTGCCTTGATTACTGATGGACGATTCAGTGGGGGCACGCATGGATTTGTAGTAGGCCATATTACGCCAGAGGCGGTGAATGGAGGACTGATAGGATTGGTAGAAGATGATGATATCATTGAATTGAATGTGGCTACCAAAAAAATGACGTTGAAAGTAGCAGATGATATTATTGAAGAGAGAAGAAAGAAATGGAGTAAACCTGCTTTGAAAGCCACTAAAGGACTACTATTTAAATATGCTAAATCTGTTAAAGATGCTTCTCAGGGTTGTGTAACCGATGAAGCTTAA
- the ilvE gene encoding branched-chain-amino-acid transaminase, translated as MNYYQSNTIIYHNGKFVKASEATMDLYSQSLHYGYSVFEGIRSYKTTDGSTAIFKAVEHFERLKVSAEAINLPYSFDTKELIAATYEVLNQNKLGDAYIRPVVYAPANMSFARNTESYVFIEAWEMAPFLGDKLLRMMTSSFQRPNPKAFKIHAKAAGHYVNSILASQEAKDKGYDEAFLLDMNDHLAEGPGANMFFEKDGVLFTPKPGHILAGITRATVLEICTQLGIEVREGTYTLQDIKSADAAFFCGTAAEVIGWESLDDYVFPASFLETKSYQVQQAYKKMVVTPLSN; from the coding sequence ATGAATTATTATCAATCGAATACCATTATTTATCATAATGGAAAATTTGTAAAAGCTTCTGAAGCAACCATGGACTTATATAGTCAGTCGCTTCACTATGGCTATTCCGTTTTTGAGGGGATTCGCTCCTATAAAACAACAGATGGCTCGACTGCTATCTTTAAAGCAGTTGAGCATTTTGAGCGTTTAAAGGTTTCTGCAGAAGCAATAAATCTTCCCTATTCTTTTGACACAAAAGAATTAATTGCAGCCACTTATGAAGTATTGAATCAAAATAAGTTAGGCGATGCTTATATACGACCTGTTGTGTATGCTCCTGCTAATATGAGTTTTGCACGTAATACTGAATCCTATGTTTTTATTGAAGCCTGGGAAATGGCACCTTTTTTAGGTGACAAATTATTGCGTATGATGACTTCTTCTTTTCAGCGTCCTAATCCCAAAGCCTTTAAAATTCATGCAAAAGCAGCTGGTCACTATGTGAATTCGATTCTGGCAAGTCAGGAGGCAAAAGACAAAGGCTATGATGAAGCCTTTTTATTGGACATGAACGATCATTTGGCTGAAGGCCCGGGAGCAAATATGTTTTTTGAGAAAGACGGTGTATTGTTTACACCAAAGCCAGGACATATTCTGGCTGGTATAACAAGAGCTACTGTTTTAGAAATCTGTACTCAATTGGGCATTGAAGTGAGAGAAGGGACATATACGCTGCAGGATATCAAATCTGCTGATGCTGCTTTTTTCTGTGGTACTGCAGCCGAAGTAATTGGATGGGAATCATTGGATGACTATGTTTTTCCTGCATCTTTTTTGGAAACAAAAAGTTATCAGGTTCAGCAGGCATACAAAAAAATGGTGGTTACACCTTTGAGTAATTAG
- the leuB gene encoding 3-isopropylmalate dehydrogenase, producing the protein MEKKIAVINGDGIGPEVTAQSIKVLNAIAEEFGHQFSFTHALMGAVSIDATGSALPDEALAVCKESDAILFGAIGHPKFDNDPSAKVRPEQGLLQLRKELGLFANIRPITTYRSLHHLSPLKAKQLEGVDCIIFRELTGGIYFGKRMVTEDKTYATDECAYHELEIIRVAKMAFQYAQQRKKKLTLIDKANVLETSRLWRRIVQAMAMQFPDVTVDYMFVDNAAMQIIVNPAQFDVILTENMFGDIISDEASVLSGSLGLLPSASIGKTAAMFEPIHGSYPQAAGKDIANPIGSVLSAAMMLDHFGLAEEATAVRAAVDWTLTHAFVTKDIDPINNYGTEAVGDLLADFIRKKHETHQGKNAALNASTII; encoded by the coding sequence ATGGAAAAGAAAATAGCCGTCATTAATGGAGATGGAATAGGTCCTGAAGTTACCGCCCAGTCTATCAAAGTGCTTAATGCCATTGCAGAAGAGTTTGGACATCAGTTTAGTTTTACGCACGCATTGATGGGCGCTGTATCCATTGATGCAACAGGATCTGCTTTGCCAGATGAAGCCCTGGCGGTTTGCAAGGAAAGTGATGCTATTTTATTTGGTGCCATTGGCCATCCAAAATTTGACAACGACCCCTCTGCCAAAGTTAGACCAGAGCAGGGCTTATTGCAGTTACGCAAGGAACTGGGCTTGTTTGCTAATATTCGACCCATTACTACTTATCGCTCCCTTCATCATTTGTCTCCTCTAAAAGCCAAACAGCTAGAAGGGGTTGATTGTATCATTTTCCGAGAACTTACTGGCGGCATTTATTTTGGCAAAAGAATGGTAACAGAAGATAAGACCTATGCTACGGATGAATGTGCTTATCATGAACTAGAAATTATACGCGTTGCTAAAATGGCTTTTCAGTATGCACAACAACGCAAGAAGAAATTGACCCTGATTGATAAAGCCAATGTGCTTGAGACTTCCCGCTTATGGCGTCGTATTGTGCAAGCTATGGCCATGCAGTTTCCAGATGTTACCGTGGACTATATGTTTGTAGACAATGCGGCTATGCAGATTATTGTAAATCCCGCACAGTTTGATGTGATTCTTACTGAAAATATGTTTGGCGATATTATCAGTGATGAAGCCAGTGTACTGAGTGGTTCACTCGGTTTGCTTCCTTCTGCTTCTATAGGCAAAACTGCTGCCATGTTTGAACCGATTCATGGTTCTTATCCACAGGCTGCTGGTAAAGACATTGCCAATCCCATTGGATCAGTACTTTCTGCTGCCATGATGTTGGATCATTTTGGTTTAGCGGAAGAAGCAACTGCAGTAAGGGCTGCCGTTGATTGGACGCTAACGCATGCTTTTGTTACAAAAGATATTGATCCTATTAATAATTACGGAACAGAAGCTGTTGGCGATTTATTGGCTGATTTTATTCGAAAAAAACATGAAACCCATCAGGGTAAGAATGCAGCTTTGAATGCGTCAACCATTATTTAA
- the leuD gene encoding 3-isopropylmalate dehydratase small subunit: MQALKEIHSPFVPLPVENVDTDQIIPARFLKATTRDGFGKNLFRDWRYENDDETKPKADFVLNQSKFSGSILVAGKNFGCGSSREHAAWALLDYGFKAVVSSFFADIFKNNALNNGVLPVIVSEGFLQKIFSLEPAEALQIDVAAQTITIEKTGEKESFELNPYKKTCLLNGYDDIDFLISRKEVIEQFETAKG, from the coding sequence ATGCAAGCATTAAAAGAAATACATAGTCCATTTGTTCCGTTACCAGTTGAAAATGTGGATACTGATCAGATTATTCCTGCCCGTTTTCTTAAAGCCACCACAAGAGATGGATTTGGAAAAAATCTTTTTAGAGACTGGCGTTATGAAAATGATGATGAAACAAAACCGAAAGCAGATTTTGTTTTGAATCAATCAAAGTTCAGTGGATCCATTTTGGTAGCTGGCAAAAATTTTGGTTGCGGATCTTCCCGTGAACATGCAGCCTGGGCACTGTTGGATTATGGGTTCAAAGCGGTTGTATCTAGTTTTTTTGCAGATATTTTTAAGAACAATGCATTGAACAACGGCGTTTTGCCTGTTATTGTATCTGAGGGATTTCTTCAGAAAATCTTTTCCCTTGAACCTGCAGAAGCTTTGCAAATTGATGTGGCAGCACAAACTATTACTATTGAGAAAACAGGAGAAAAAGAATCTTTTGAATTGAATCCTTACAAGAAAACTTGTTTACTCAATGGATATGATGATATAGATTTTCTCATCAGTAGAAAAGAAGTGATTGAACAATTTGAAACAGCAAAAGGATAA